One stretch of Cohnella algarum DNA includes these proteins:
- a CDS encoding ISLre2-like element ISTco1 family transposase, producing the protein MSHFTTTMPTMKEIEQWIFRKMQEEFARAMKQVLEALDQQILEQRDRERYRVKDERETSVNTVFGNVRFKRRLYCDRRSGKHVYLLDQLLQFEGRGKVSPHLEETAIAFASQGPSYRDSAKRLEQLLGYNVLSHQAIREKLMERAQQPMPAVKRRAARVLFVEVDGLYTKLQRSKKRGMENAIAVVHEGWEKNGKRVQLKNKQHYLHTSGGDFWEGFGDFLVERYEIDENTWLVVNGDGAAWIGECTSYFHQCLYMLDRFHVARDLKRFVGHLPQVWETVRRSLAKQDAAALMAVLEGVSEQEIAEENRKDWKPYKRFLKRHEKHLDDYRKTLQAKGIDTSGMRPMGSAESQMRIFAKRTKRGGYSWSERGVRAMLRTMMRIQEAGTVVRTVEGQASKQATPQQSINMRQLLKNVTQPVKGCIAGMIRMLQGPKQSSTTGMALKALRG; encoded by the coding sequence GTGAGCCACTTTACCACAACAATGCCGACGATGAAAGAGATTGAGCAATGGATTTTCCGGAAAATGCAGGAGGAATTCGCTCGTGCGATGAAGCAGGTACTGGAGGCGCTGGATCAGCAGATCCTGGAGCAACGGGACCGAGAGCGTTATCGAGTAAAGGACGAGCGTGAAACAAGCGTCAACACAGTGTTCGGGAATGTGCGCTTTAAGCGGAGATTGTACTGTGACCGTAGAAGCGGCAAACACGTGTATCTGCTGGATCAGCTGTTGCAATTCGAAGGGCGCGGGAAAGTCAGTCCGCATTTGGAAGAGACAGCAATCGCATTCGCAAGCCAAGGACCGTCGTACCGGGACAGCGCAAAGAGGCTGGAGCAGCTTTTGGGCTACAATGTGCTGAGCCACCAAGCGATCAGGGAAAAACTGATGGAGCGTGCGCAACAGCCGATGCCAGCGGTGAAACGGCGCGCTGCCCGCGTGCTGTTCGTGGAAGTGGATGGGCTGTACACGAAGCTGCAGCGGAGCAAAAAGCGCGGGATGGAGAACGCAATTGCAGTCGTACACGAAGGCTGGGAGAAGAACGGCAAGCGGGTACAGCTGAAGAACAAACAGCATTACCTGCATACGAGCGGCGGCGACTTCTGGGAAGGGTTCGGGGACTTTCTGGTGGAGCGTTACGAAATCGACGAGAACACGTGGCTTGTGGTGAACGGAGACGGCGCGGCGTGGATCGGGGAATGTACATCCTACTTTCACCAATGTCTGTACATGCTGGACCGCTTTCATGTGGCGCGTGATTTGAAACGCTTTGTTGGTCATTTGCCGCAGGTGTGGGAGACCGTGAGACGGTCTTTGGCCAAACAGGATGCAGCCGCGCTTATGGCGGTCCTGGAAGGCGTGTCGGAGCAAGAGATAGCGGAAGAGAACCGGAAGGATTGGAAGCCGTATAAAAGATTTCTAAAGCGGCATGAGAAGCATTTGGACGACTACCGAAAAACACTCCAGGCGAAGGGGATCGACACAAGCGGTATGCGCCCGATGGGAAGCGCGGAATCGCAGATGCGTATATTCGCCAAGCGGACGAAGCGTGGCGGGTACAGTTGGAGTGAGCGAGGCGTCAGGGCGATGCTGAGGACGATGATGAGGATTCAAGAAGCGGGCACGGTGGTAAGAACGGTTGAAGGACAAGCGAGTAAGCAGGCAACGCCGCAGCAGTCGATAAACATGCGGCAATTGCTCAAGAACGTGACGCAACCGGTCAAGGGTTGTATCGCTGGAATGATTCGCATGCTGCAAGGACCGAAGCAAAGCAGCACAACGGGTATGGCACTCAAAGCACTTCGCGGATAA
- the speD gene encoding adenosylmethionine decarboxylase — MTLTPEQRVTLHGFNNLTKSLSFNMYDICYTKTKEEREAYIEYIDEQYNSERLTGILKSVTDIIGAHVLNIARQDYVPQGASVTVLISEGPVDEAPDESFDASPGPLPAAVVMSLDKSHITVHTYPEYHPEKGISTFRADIDVSTCGEISPLKALNYLIHSFDTDIMTIDYRVRGFTRDIKGRKLFIDHDIGSIQDYIPENVKADFHMIDVNVYQEHIFHTKCKLRQFDLNNYLFGYTKEKLDEDEQQQIAEQLQQEMDEIFYGKNMKRGSPEKDGGNEN; from the coding sequence ATGACGCTGACACCGGAACAAAGAGTGACGCTGCACGGCTTCAACAATTTGACCAAGTCGCTGAGCTTTAACATGTACGACATCTGCTACACGAAAACGAAGGAAGAGCGAGAAGCCTACATCGAATACATCGACGAGCAATACAATTCGGAGCGGCTGACGGGCATTTTAAAATCCGTAACCGACATTATCGGCGCCCACGTGCTCAACATCGCCAGGCAGGATTACGTTCCGCAAGGGGCGAGCGTGACCGTTCTGATCTCGGAGGGGCCCGTCGACGAGGCGCCGGACGAATCGTTCGACGCCTCGCCCGGTCCGCTGCCGGCCGCGGTCGTCATGTCGCTGGACAAAAGCCATATCACCGTTCATACGTACCCGGAATATCACCCGGAAAAAGGAATCAGCACGTTCCGCGCCGACATCGACGTATCCACGTGCGGGGAGATTTCGCCGCTTAAGGCGCTCAATTACTTAATCCACTCGTTCGATACCGACATCATGACGATCGATTACCGGGTGCGGGGCTTTACGAGGGATATCAAAGGCCGAAAGCTGTTTATCGACCACGATATCGGCTCCATTCAGGATTACATCCCGGAAAACGTCAAAGCCGATTTTCACATGATCGACGTCAACGTGTACCAGGAGCACATTTTTCATACGAAGTGCAAGCTGCGCCAATTCGACCTGAACAACTATTTGTTCGGCTATACGAAGGAGAAGCTCGACGAGGACGAGCAGCAACAAATCGCGGAGCAGCTTCAGCAGGAGATGGACGAAATTTTTTACGGCAAAAACATGAAGCGGGGCTCCCCGGAAAAAGACGGCGGAAACGAAAATTGA
- the tsaD gene encoding tRNA (adenosine(37)-N6)-threonylcarbamoyltransferase complex transferase subunit TsaD: MSRPYHLLAIETSCDETSAAVLRGGREALSNVVSSQIDTHRRFGGVVPEIASRKHVESITLMIEQAVEEAGIALSDIDAVAVTQGPGLVGALLVGVVAAKSLAMALDVPLIGTHHIAGHIYANRLIGEIEYPALALVVSGGHTELVLLEREGSFRIVGRTRDDAVGEAYDKVARALSFPYPGGPYVDRLAASAEREIELPRAWLEADSYDFSFSGLKSAVLAEINRSRMKGEEPDGAALARGFQASVIDVVTTKAMRAAAEFGVRQMLLCGGVAANRGLRSRLGELCAEAGLPLLVPPLSLCSDNAAMIGAAADLKWRRGEFTSLDMQAEPQLSLEAWSVGGGGEAR; encoded by the coding sequence ATGAGCCGGCCTTATCATCTGCTCGCTATCGAGACAAGCTGCGACGAGACGTCCGCGGCCGTTTTGCGCGGCGGCCGCGAGGCGCTCTCCAACGTCGTGTCCAGCCAGATCGACACCCATCGCCGCTTCGGCGGAGTCGTGCCGGAAATCGCCTCGCGCAAGCACGTGGAGAGCATTACGCTTATGATCGAGCAGGCGGTGGAGGAGGCGGGCATCGCGCTTTCCGACATCGATGCGGTCGCCGTCACGCAAGGACCGGGCCTCGTCGGAGCGCTGCTCGTCGGGGTCGTCGCCGCCAAAAGCCTGGCGATGGCGCTGGACGTGCCGCTGATCGGCACGCATCATATCGCCGGTCATATTTACGCCAATCGGCTTATCGGCGAGATCGAATACCCGGCGCTGGCGCTCGTCGTGTCGGGCGGCCACACCGAGCTCGTGCTGCTGGAGCGCGAGGGAAGCTTCCGCATTGTCGGCCGCACGCGGGACGACGCCGTCGGCGAGGCCTACGACAAGGTGGCCCGCGCGCTGTCGTTCCCGTACCCGGGCGGGCCTTACGTCGACCGCCTGGCGGCAAGCGCCGAGCGGGAAATCGAGCTGCCGCGGGCCTGGCTGGAGGCGGACTCGTACGATTTCAGCTTCAGCGGGCTGAAATCCGCGGTGCTCGCCGAAATCAACCGCAGCAGGATGAAGGGCGAGGAACCGGACGGCGCTGCGCTGGCCAGGGGATTCCAGGCGTCGGTCATCGACGTCGTGACGACGAAAGCGATGCGGGCCGCCGCCGAATTCGGCGTCCGCCAAATGCTGCTGTGCGGCGGCGTGGCGGCCAACCGCGGGCTGCGCAGCCGGCTCGGCGAGCTGTGCGCGGAGGCGGGCCTGCCGCTGCTCGTTCCGCCGCTGTCGCTGTGCAGCGACAACGCCGCGATGATCGGCGCGGCCGCCGATTTGAAATGGCGGCGGGGCGAGTTCACCTCGCTCGACATGCAGGCCGAGCCGCAGCTGTCGCTGGAGGCCTGGTCGGTCGGCGGAGGCGGGGAAGCCCGGTAA
- the rimI gene encoding ribosomal protein S18-alanine N-acetyltransferase: protein MRNNGRPEPGEFRFRAMTIEDIGTIVEIEQETFAAPWTEEAFRNELTSNMFAKYMVMEKSGTVLGYGGMWVIVDEAHVTNIAIREQYQGQGHGKRLLRELMKTAHWFGAQRMTLEVRVSNERAQRLYRQFGFAPSGIRPGYYSDNREDALIMWADLVPEIWDGERTAGTSEGEAQ, encoded by the coding sequence ATGCGGAATAACGGTAGGCCGGAGCCGGGAGAATTCCGGTTTCGCGCCATGACGATCGAAGATATCGGGACGATCGTGGAGATCGAGCAGGAGACGTTCGCCGCTCCGTGGACCGAGGAAGCGTTCCGCAACGAGCTGACCTCCAACATGTTCGCCAAGTACATGGTCATGGAAAAATCGGGGACGGTGCTCGGGTACGGCGGCATGTGGGTCATCGTGGACGAAGCGCACGTGACCAATATCGCGATTCGCGAGCAATATCAGGGGCAAGGTCACGGCAAGCGGCTGCTTCGGGAATTGATGAAAACCGCGCACTGGTTCGGAGCGCAGCGGATGACGCTCGAGGTGCGGGTTTCGAACGAACGCGCGCAGCGGCTGTACCGCCAGTTCGGATTCGCTCCTTCCGGCATCCGTCCGGGCTATTATTCGGACAACCGGGAGGACGCGTTGATTATGTGGGCGGACCTCGTTCCCGAAATATGGGACGGAGAACGGACCGCCGGGACGTCGGAAGGAGAAGCGCAATGA
- the tsaB gene encoding tRNA (adenosine(37)-N6)-threonylcarbamoyltransferase complex dimerization subunit type 1 TsaB: MNLQNQAAPMTVLSFDTSTAVLAAAITRGGAVLDSSLSFTERNHAVRIVSELKELLERNGLSRNEVDAIAAGQGPGSYTGVRIAVTAAKTLAWTWNKPLVGISSLEALAFGAWKEIGPNNGGGEAWIVPLMDGRRGQAYGARFAALPDGSWRRTEEDGIRLFGPWLDKLKQAAEELPGGERPSSIVFVGQTEPFAELVAAAAGALADAGISIEAVPFGMDAGAVGLLAERRIRGGEKDEPHAFVPNYTQLAEAEAKLLAAQKERKA; this comes from the coding sequence GTGAACTTGCAGAACCAGGCGGCGCCCATGACGGTGCTGTCTTTCGATACGTCTACGGCGGTGCTTGCGGCCGCGATCACAAGGGGCGGGGCCGTTCTCGATTCCTCCCTTTCATTTACGGAGCGCAATCACGCGGTGCGGATCGTCTCCGAACTGAAAGAACTGCTGGAAAGAAACGGCCTGTCCCGGAACGAAGTTGACGCGATCGCGGCAGGGCAAGGTCCCGGTTCGTATACGGGAGTGCGCATTGCCGTGACGGCCGCCAAGACGCTGGCCTGGACGTGGAATAAGCCGCTCGTCGGAATCTCCAGCCTGGAAGCGCTGGCGTTCGGCGCCTGGAAGGAAATCGGGCCGAACAACGGCGGCGGCGAAGCCTGGATCGTTCCGCTTATGGACGGCCGGAGGGGACAAGCTTATGGCGCGCGGTTCGCGGCGCTTCCGGACGGGAGCTGGCGGCGGACGGAGGAGGACGGCATCCGTTTGTTCGGGCCGTGGCTCGACAAGCTGAAGCAGGCTGCGGAGGAGCTCCCGGGCGGGGAGCGGCCGTCCTCGATCGTTTTCGTCGGGCAAACCGAACCGTTCGCGGAGCTCGTCGCTGCCGCAGCGGGCGCGCTGGCCGACGCGGGCATTTCGATCGAAGCCGTCCCTTTCGGCATGGATGCCGGCGCCGTCGGCTTGCTCGCCGAACGGCGAATTCGCGGCGGAGAAAAGGACGAACCCCATGCGTTCGTCCCCAATTATACGCAATTGGCGGAGGCGGAAGCCAAGCTGCTGGCGGCGCAGAAGGAGCGTAAAGCGTAA
- the tsaE gene encoding tRNA (adenosine(37)-N6)-threonylcarbamoyltransferase complex ATPase subunit type 1 TsaE, whose amino-acid sequence MSDRDDTEERDRKGISFVWEARSEEETASFARRLAELSEPQTVLALDGDLGAGKTKFAQAFADGLGVREIVSSPTFTIIKEYESGRLPFYHMDVYRISPEEADELGLDEYFEGQGVSLVEWASLIEPLLPHERLHIRLETTGPASRRITAEPRGAKHAAWCRELGMVPSGE is encoded by the coding sequence ATGAGCGATAGGGACGACACGGAAGAACGGGATCGGAAGGGAATCTCGTTTGTTTGGGAAGCGCGGTCCGAAGAAGAGACCGCAAGCTTCGCGAGGCGGCTTGCCGAATTGTCCGAACCGCAAACCGTGCTCGCTTTGGACGGGGATCTGGGGGCCGGCAAGACGAAGTTCGCGCAAGCGTTCGCGGACGGCCTTGGCGTGCGGGAAATCGTCAGCAGCCCGACGTTTACGATCATTAAGGAATACGAAAGCGGCCGGCTGCCTTTTTATCATATGGACGTCTACCGGATATCCCCGGAGGAGGCGGACGAGCTCGGCCTGGACGAATATTTCGAGGGACAAGGCGTGTCCCTGGTGGAATGGGCCTCGCTGATCGAGCCGCTGCTTCCGCATGAGCGGTTGCATATCCGGCTGGAGACGACCGGTCCGGCTTCCCGCCGGATTACGGCCGAACCGCGGGGCGCAAAGCATGCGGCCTGGTGCCGGGAGCTCGGCATGGTTCCGTCCGGGGAATGA
- a CDS encoding VanZ family protein, with the protein MRVKVVICLAFVAAWIGVIFFFSSQSRDEQNFIPYLQKHWSAESLSRSLPDLPIEFWESKRTSAGNPYSWLEFLVRKAAHLGIYFFLAVLVRLALRRVRSFPQRAVYCLFAVMLVAAADELNQQYTPGRTSLVSDIWIDLAGGALGLAVFEMLARWFGPKGGLARERRSGPDSRHTGA; encoded by the coding sequence TTGCGCGTAAAGGTTGTCATCTGTCTTGCGTTCGTTGCGGCATGGATCGGCGTCATTTTCTTTTTTTCCTCGCAAAGCCGAGACGAGCAAAATTTTATCCCCTATCTTCAAAAGCATTGGTCCGCGGAATCGCTCTCGCGGTCCCTGCCGGACCTTCCGATCGAATTCTGGGAGTCGAAACGTACGTCTGCCGGCAACCCTTACTCATGGCTCGAGTTTCTTGTTCGCAAAGCCGCCCATCTCGGCATCTACTTTTTTCTGGCCGTGCTCGTCCGGCTCGCGCTGCGGCGCGTGCGCTCGTTCCCGCAGCGCGCGGTATATTGCTTGTTTGCCGTCATGCTTGTCGCGGCGGCGGACGAGCTGAACCAGCAGTATACTCCCGGCCGAACGTCGCTCGTATCCGATATTTGGATCGATTTGGCCGGAGGGGCGCTGGGGCTGGCGGTTTTCGAAATGCTGGCCCGCTGGTTCGGACCGAAGGGCGGCCTTGCCCGCGAACGAAGGAGCGGACCGGATTCGCGGCATACGGGAGCTTAA
- a CDS encoding FAD-dependent oxidoreductase has product MSYDIVIIGGGPAGASAAIFTSKAGKKTLVIDNDQSVTRRAWLENHYGAANINGPDLVETGKKQAAQHGTEFVTDKAVKITAGDGFIAVETEGGASYEGQHVIVATGMFADLAEASGIRTKPGTEPRIKTIIDATPEGKTSLDNVWAAGTVAGASMHTIITAGDGAKVAINVISEMNGERYVDHDVMKQA; this is encoded by the coding sequence ATGTCGTACGATATCGTCATTATCGGCGGAGGTCCCGCGGGGGCGAGCGCGGCCATTTTCACGTCCAAAGCGGGGAAAAAAACGCTCGTCATCGACAACGATCAAAGCGTAACGAGACGGGCATGGCTGGAAAACCACTACGGAGCCGCGAACATTAACGGGCCCGATCTGGTCGAAACCGGCAAAAAGCAGGCGGCGCAGCACGGAACCGAATTCGTCACGGACAAAGCGGTAAAAATAACCGCCGGCGACGGCTTCATCGCCGTCGAGACCGAGGGCGGAGCTTCGTACGAAGGGCAGCACGTCATCGTAGCGACCGGCATGTTCGCCGATCTCGCGGAGGCGAGCGGCATTCGCACGAAGCCCGGCACCGAGCCCCGCATCAAGACGATTATCGATGCCACTCCCGAGGGGAAAACCAGCCTCGACAACGTCTGGGCGGCGGGAACCGTTGCGGGCGCGAGCATGCATACGATCATTACGGCGGGGGACGGGGCCAAAGTCGCGATCAACGTGATCAGCGAAATGAACGGCGAGCGTTATGTCGACCACGACGTGATGAAGCAAGCGTAA
- a CDS encoding H-type small acid-soluble spore protein yields the protein MDVKRAKQIYESEDMFAVQLGGKSVWIENVDVANEMATVRVGSDPLNTLTVSVERLEEGRP from the coding sequence ATGGACGTCAAGCGGGCGAAGCAAATTTACGAATCCGAAGACATGTTTGCCGTGCAATTGGGCGGAAAATCGGTATGGATCGAAAATGTCGACGTCGCGAACGAAATGGCGACCGTGCGGGTCGGATCCGACCCGCTCAATACGCTGACGGTATCGGTGGAACGGCTGGAAGAGGGCCGGCCGTAA
- a CDS encoding Ku protein, translated as MHTVWKGAISFGLVHVPVKMFTATEDKDIHLRYIHKECGTPISYTRSCPHCDRPAEWEEIVRGYEYEKGHFVLFENEELEAVKPENTRTIKILDFVALEEIDPLYFQKTYYLSPDQAGAGAYSLLLEAMRDSGRIGIAKVAIRSKSSLAAIRAVDNCICMETMFYPDEIRSLQAVPNLPQQANVNDRELDMAKMLIEQLSAPFEPTKYTDDYRVAMLEAIERKVAGKGVDVVTAPAAERTNVIDLMSALQASLEAVKSVPADKGAAKDGEAPAAPKRRTARGRKTKETAP; from the coding sequence ATGCATACCGTGTGGAAAGGAGCCATCAGCTTTGGCCTCGTTCACGTCCCGGTGAAAATGTTTACGGCAACCGAAGATAAGGACATTCACCTCAGATATATCCATAAGGAGTGCGGGACTCCCATCTCGTATACGCGCAGCTGCCCCCATTGCGACCGTCCGGCCGAATGGGAAGAAATCGTTCGGGGCTACGAATATGAGAAAGGGCATTTCGTGCTGTTCGAAAACGAGGAGCTGGAGGCCGTAAAGCCGGAAAATACGCGAACGATCAAAATTTTGGATTTTGTCGCCCTGGAAGAAATCGATCCGCTTTATTTTCAAAAAACGTACTATTTGTCGCCCGATCAGGCCGGCGCGGGAGCCTACAGCCTGCTGCTTGAAGCGATGCGGGATTCGGGACGGATCGGCATCGCCAAAGTGGCCATTCGGAGCAAAAGCAGCCTCGCCGCCATCCGGGCGGTGGATAACTGCATTTGCATGGAAACGATGTTCTACCCGGACGAAATCCGGTCGCTCCAGGCCGTTCCGAATTTGCCGCAGCAAGCGAACGTGAACGACCGGGAGCTCGATATGGCGAAAATGCTCATCGAGCAGCTGTCCGCGCCTTTCGAGCCGACCAAATATACGGACGATTATCGGGTGGCGATGCTTGAGGCGATCGAACGCAAAGTCGCGGGCAAAGGCGTGGACGTCGTCACCGCGCCGGCCGCCGAGAGAACCAATGTCATCGATTTGATGTCGGCGCTGCAAGCGAGCCTGGAAGCGGTGAAGTCCGTTCCGGCGGACAAAGGGGCAGCGAAGGATGGGGAAGCTCCGGCGGCCCCGAAGCGGCGGACGGCCCGTGGGCGCAAAACGAAGGAGACGGCTCCGTAA
- a CDS encoding CAP domain-containing protein, whose translation MFKKGSKRWGTLALSGALVTALSLPAGAASAASNADVSVHTFKYTINSSDLNGLLNGIDLDSLLDQIKQGLSQGTVTKPTAPSAPSADNGNSGSNAGSGNASGGSNGSAGSGAGNAGSGSAGSGNAGSGSNGSGTTNPGTTNPGSGSTVQTSQYAAEVAKLVNAERAKAGLGALAMDSKLSEVALAKAKDMYNKNYFSHTSPTYGSPFDMMKQFGVSFNYAGENIAKGQRTPAEVMNAWMNSSGHKANILGQNFTKIGVAYYNGVWVQMFIG comes from the coding sequence TTGTTCAAGAAGGGAAGCAAACGTTGGGGTACTCTGGCTCTTTCCGGCGCTCTGGTTACGGCCTTGTCGCTGCCGGCCGGCGCTGCATCCGCAGCATCCAATGCCGACGTGAGCGTGCATACTTTCAAATATACGATCAATAGTTCCGATTTGAACGGTCTGCTTAACGGCATCGATCTGGACAGCTTGCTCGACCAAATCAAGCAAGGCCTGTCGCAAGGCACCGTGACGAAGCCGACGGCTCCGTCCGCGCCGTCCGCCGACAACGGCAATTCCGGCTCGAACGCCGGCTCCGGCAATGCGAGCGGCGGATCGAACGGCAGCGCCGGATCGGGTGCGGGCAATGCCGGCTCCGGCAGCGCGGGCTCGGGCAACGCCGGTTCCGGCAGCAACGGCTCCGGCACGACGAATCCGGGCACCACGAACCCGGGCTCGGGCTCGACCGTCCAAACATCGCAATACGCCGCGGAAGTCGCCAAGCTGGTGAACGCGGAGCGGGCGAAAGCCGGCCTCGGCGCGCTTGCGATGGACAGCAAGCTGTCGGAAGTCGCTCTTGCCAAAGCCAAGGACATGTACAATAAAAACTACTTCAGCCATACTTCGCCGACGTACGGCTCTCCGTTCGACATGATGAAGCAGTTTGGCGTGTCGTTCAACTACGCGGGCGAGAACATCGCGAAGGGCCAAAGAACGCCCGCGGAAGTCATGAACGCCTGGATGAACAGCTCCGGCCATAAAGCGAACATCCTCGGCCAAAACTTCACGAAGATCGGGGTCGCTTACTACAACGGCGTATGGGTCCAAATGTTTATCGGCTAA
- the ligD gene encoding non-homologous end-joining DNA ligase — MPQNVTLTMGKDELNVSHPDKLLWPESGITKLDYVQTLARLSPYLLPHSQGRYLTTIRYPEGIAGETSFYQKNCPRPAPPFVRTAKNGSIEYIVLDSLPTLVWLGSLYSLEFHVSCERIGEELPDRWMLDIDPSVEEEPRLMEATDAVLDMLSRLGLEAVAKTSGATGVQVVMPIEPGPTFDELRAFGKFVSEYLTAMKPNMFTVARMKKDRGTLIYLDYLQHHPGRTLPVPYTPRARPGAPVSTPLTRDEVRRDVKPGDFHLGNIVRRLETVGDLIGRCKPQPLGRVLQSLSTL; from the coding sequence ATGCCGCAAAACGTTACGTTAACGATGGGCAAGGACGAACTGAACGTTTCCCACCCCGACAAGCTGCTATGGCCGGAGTCCGGCATTACCAAGCTTGACTATGTTCAAACGCTGGCCCGCCTCTCGCCGTATTTGCTCCCGCACAGCCAGGGACGATATTTGACGACGATCCGGTATCCGGAAGGCATCGCCGGCGAGACGTCCTTTTATCAAAAAAATTGCCCGCGCCCCGCGCCGCCGTTCGTCCGCACGGCCAAAAACGGATCGATCGAGTACATCGTGCTCGATTCGCTGCCGACGCTCGTCTGGCTCGGCAGCTTGTACAGCCTCGAATTCCACGTGTCGTGCGAGCGGATCGGCGAGGAGCTGCCCGACCGTTGGATGCTCGATATCGATCCGTCCGTCGAGGAGGAGCCGCGCCTTATGGAAGCGACGGACGCCGTGCTGGACATGCTGTCCAGGCTCGGACTCGAAGCGGTCGCGAAGACGTCGGGAGCGACGGGCGTGCAGGTCGTCATGCCGATCGAGCCCGGCCCGACGTTCGACGAGCTGCGGGCTTTCGGCAAATTCGTGTCGGAATATTTAACCGCCATGAAGCCGAACATGTTCACGGTCGCCCGCATGAAAAAAGACCGCGGCACGTTGATTTATCTCGATTACTTGCAGCACCATCCCGGGCGCACGCTGCCCGTTCCGTACACGCCCAGAGCGCGTCCGGGCGCGCCCGTATCGACGCCGCTCACCCGCGACGAAGTCCGCCGGGACGTGAAGCCCGGGGACTTCCACCTGGGCAATATCGTGCGGCGGCTGGAGACGGTCGGCGACTTGATCGGCCGCTGCAAGCCCCAGCCGCTCGGGCGCGTGCTTCAGTCGCTTTCCACGTTGTAG
- a CDS encoding M23 family metallopeptidase — translation MAKRKKNVKWSLLVIPEPSRSAKQYHLSRRTMLLLPAAAVLAAAGSLIALEARSELRLRALEGKHAEEAGALSSALAAKEKELALLKRELDRLAGEAAAAKASMRLRSETPRPDAAFDRRDSGASSAAAAGGAPVAKLSLEDAAAAAGSDRPPDETSEPDETSFSPSAWPTDSKRLSSGFGYRKDPFTGKSALHAGVDISGEIGDPVYASGSGTVKETGEDGSRGHYIILAHGGEIESWYLHLDEIEVKQGDAVRQGEQIGRLGNTGRSTGPHLHFQVVEDGEAVNPLPYIAKED, via the coding sequence ATGGCCAAGCGTAAAAAAAACGTCAAATGGTCGCTGCTCGTCATTCCGGAACCGAGCCGTTCGGCCAAACAATATCATCTTTCCCGCAGGACGATGCTTCTGCTGCCGGCCGCGGCCGTTTTGGCCGCAGCCGGCTCTCTGATCGCCCTCGAGGCCCGCTCGGAGCTTCGCCTGCGGGCGCTCGAAGGCAAGCATGCCGAGGAAGCCGGCGCGCTGTCGTCCGCGCTCGCGGCCAAGGAAAAGGAACTCGCCCTGCTGAAGCGGGAGCTGGACCGCCTGGCCGGCGAAGCCGCCGCCGCAAAGGCTTCCATGCGGCTGCGGAGCGAAACGCCGCGGCCGGACGCGGCCTTCGATCGGCGCGACAGCGGGGCCTCCTCGGCCGCTGCAGCCGGCGGCGCTCCCGTCGCCAAGCTGTCGCTCGAGGACGCCGCCGCCGCGGCCGGTTCCGATCGGCCGCCGGACGAAACCTCGGAACCGGACGAAACCTCGTTTTCTCCTTCCGCGTGGCCGACCGATTCGAAGCGGCTATCGTCCGGCTTCGGGTACCGCAAGGATCCGTTTACGGGAAAATCCGCGTTGCATGCCGGCGTCGATATTTCCGGGGAAATCGGAGATCCCGTCTACGCCTCGGGGAGCGGCACCGTAAAAGAAACGGGCGAAGACGGCTCCCGCGGCCATTATATTATCCTCGCCCACGGCGGCGAAATCGAATCGTGGTATTTGCATTTGGACGAAATCGAAGTGAAGCAGGGGGATGCCGTACGGCAGGGCGAGCAGATCGGCCGGCTCGGCAACACGGGAAGGAGCACCGGGCCGCACTTGCATTTTCAGGTGGTCGAGGACGGCGAGGCGGTCAATCCGCTGCCCTATATCGCAAAGGAGGATTGA
- a CDS encoding bactofilin family protein — translation MLNKSKSPKGAADTLIGAGTEAEGALKTPTGLRIEGEFRGELESEGNVVIGKTGIARCSILARDVTIAGKVFGDVWSSGKLTILPGGHLDGNAQTALLIVHEGGCFNGTVRMEPSEGAAARLQPAVSAPAGPQADPSAESSGKRDKKAV, via the coding sequence ATGCTCAATAAGTCCAAAAGCCCGAAGGGCGCCGCCGATACGTTGATCGGTGCGGGCACCGAAGCGGAAGGCGCGCTCAAGACGCCGACCGGCCTGCGCATCGAAGGCGAATTTCGGGGCGAACTCGAAAGCGAAGGAAACGTGGTCATCGGAAAAACGGGCATCGCCCGCTGCAGCATTCTGGCCCGCGACGTCACCATTGCCGGCAAAGTGTTCGGCGACGTTTGGTCGAGCGGCAAGCTGACCATACTTCCCGGCGGGCATTTGGACGGCAATGCGCAGACGGCCCTGCTTATCGTGCACGAGGGCGGCTGCTTCAACGGAACCGTTCGAATGGAGCCGTCCGAAGGCGCCGCCGCCCGCCTTCAGCCCGCGGTTTCGGCGCCGGCCGGGCCGCAAGCGGACCCATCGGCGGAATCGTCGGGCAAACGGGACAAAAAGGCGGTCTGA